One genomic region from Rosa rugosa chromosome 1, drRosRugo1.1, whole genome shotgun sequence encodes:
- the LOC133742226 gene encoding uncharacterized protein LOC133742226, with the protein MESEGIESNRKRMKPDSREEGDGAVSDSEMAQRGEFEMSVAGSEEVELSISQILGKIDRFTEMISELLDSGKAVFKKISDDYEERLIMIHKEQMEKWQEEIRELRAIDASNEEASAVLHNATYLLQNPHVDS; encoded by the exons ATGGAGAGCGAAGGAATTGAATCGAACAGAAAACGCATGAAGCCTGAT AGTCGCGAGGAAGGAGACGGAGCTGTCTCAGACTCGGAGATGGCGCAGAGGGGAGAGTTCGAGATGAGTGTGGCAGGATCTGAAGAGGTGGAGCTTTCGATCAGTCAGATCCTCGGAAAGATTGACCGGTTCACTGAGATG atatCGGAGCTGCTTGATTCGGGGAAGGCGGTGTTCAAGAAGATCAGTGATGATTATGAGGAGCGATTGATTAT GATTCACAAGGAGCAAATGGAGAAATGGCAGGAGGAGATCAGAGAGTTGCGCGCGATTGATGCTTCGAATGAGGAGGCTAGTGCTGTGCTGCATAATGCTACATATCTGCTTCAGAA